One window from the genome of Clostridia bacterium encodes:
- a CDS encoding pyruvate carboxylase subunit B: MMKVQFTETVLRDANQSLIATRLPIEKFEGILGEMDKAGYYSVECWGGATFDSCLRFLNEDPWERLRKIKAAMPNTKLQMLLRGQNLLGYKHYPDDVVRKFVERSVANGIDIIRIFDALNDMRNIEVAVDETIKRGALASGAISYTTSPVHTLKNFVEVGKTMKKMGCATICIKDMAGVMGPQEAYDLVSALKNEVGLPVILHTHCTTGLAYMTALKAVEAGVDILDTATSTFSGGTSQPATETLAYALKQLGYEVDLDADVLKKINDFFKPVFADFVKSGTLKAKSLSTDTNALSYKVPGGMLSNLLSQLEQQNALDRLEEVLAETPKVREDLGYPPLVTPMSQMVGVQATSNVLYGKYVNVGKEVKAYLRGEYGRAPGKINEDLKKKVLGDEKPITCRFADTLEPAFEKTKKELAGTVKSDEDVLSYIAFPQVAEKFFAARKEREEKQVKYTIEKVED; this comes from the coding sequence ATTATGAAAGTTCAGTTTACCGAAACGGTACTTCGCGACGCGAACCAATCGCTCATTGCGACGAGACTTCCCATCGAAAAATTCGAGGGTATTCTCGGCGAGATGGATAAAGCCGGATATTATTCGGTCGAGTGTTGGGGCGGCGCGACGTTTGACAGTTGCTTGCGCTTCTTGAACGAAGATCCGTGGGAAAGGCTCCGCAAAATCAAAGCGGCGATGCCGAACACGAAATTGCAAATGCTTTTGAGAGGGCAAAACCTTCTCGGTTATAAGCATTATCCGGACGACGTCGTTCGTAAATTCGTCGAGCGTTCCGTCGCAAACGGGATCGATATCATTCGTATCTTCGACGCGTTGAACGATATGAGAAATATCGAAGTCGCCGTCGACGAGACGATCAAGCGCGGCGCGCTCGCGTCCGGCGCGATCAGTTACACGACGAGCCCCGTCCACACCCTTAAAAACTTCGTCGAAGTCGGCAAGACGATGAAGAAAATGGGTTGTGCGACGATCTGCATCAAAGATATGGCGGGCGTTATGGGGCCGCAAGAAGCCTACGATCTCGTTTCCGCTTTGAAAAACGAAGTCGGACTCCCCGTCATCCTTCACACGCACTGCACGACCGGTCTCGCGTACATGACCGCGCTGAAAGCGGTCGAAGCGGGCGTCGATATCCTCGACACTGCGACGAGCACTTTCTCGGGCGGAACGTCGCAACCCGCGACCGAGACCCTCGCTTACGCCTTAAAACAACTCGGTTACGAAGTCGATCTCGACGCCGACGTCTTGAAGAAGATCAACGATTTCTTCAAACCCGTTTTCGCGGATTTCGTCAAGAGCGGAACGCTGAAAGCCAAATCTCTTTCCACCGACACGAACGCTTTGAGCTACAAGGTCCCGGGCGGTATGCTCAGTAACCTCTTATCTCAGCTCGAACAACAGAACGCGCTCGATAGATTGGAAGAAGTCTTGGCCGAGACCCCGAAGGTCAGGGAAGACCTCGGTTATCCGCCGCTCGTTACCCCGATGAGCCAAATGGTCGGCGTGCAAGCGACGAGCAACGTCCTTTACGGAAAATACGTAAACGTCGGCAAAGAAGTCAAAGCTTATCTCCGCGGTGAGTACGGCAGAGCGCCCGGCAAGATCAACGAAGACCTCAAAAAGAAAGTCCTCGGCGACGAAAAGCCGATCACTTGCCGTTTTGCGGACACTTTGGAACCCGCTTTCGAGAAGACCAAGAAAGAGCTCGCCGGAACCGTGAAGTCGGATGAAGACGTCCTTTCTTACATCGCTTTCCCGCAGGTCGCAGAGAAGTTCTTCGCCGCGAGAAAAGAAAGAGAAGAAAAGCAAGTAAAATACACCATTGAAAAGGTGGAGGATTGA
- a CDS encoding HAD-IA family hydrolase, with protein sequence MHRGECHLKNYRYVLFDLDGTLTDSAPGIMNGFEYAIRKMGRELPDRSKLRKFVGPPLKDSFGRVLGYSPEETDRAIAFYRTYYNEKGGAFENVVYFGVETLLSDLKAAGKTLAVATSKAALPTDLVLDHFGLKKNFDFVATAEDSLRPSKTDVIRYALERLGVTDRSEVVMVGDRENDVSAANAVGIDSIGVLYGYGDKEELTKAGATFLAESAVDIRKYIP encoded by the coding sequence ATGCATAGGGGGGAATGCCATTTGAAAAATTACCGATATGTTCTTTTTGATTTGGACGGAACTTTGACGGATTCCGCGCCGGGGATTATGAATGGATTCGAGTATGCGATCCGTAAGATGGGCAGGGAACTCCCGGATCGATCGAAACTCCGAAAGTTCGTCGGTCCGCCTCTCAAAGATTCTTTCGGTCGCGTTCTCGGTTATTCTCCCGAGGAAACGGATCGGGCGATCGCTTTTTATCGGACGTATTATAACGAAAAGGGCGGCGCGTTTGAAAACGTCGTTTATTTCGGCGTCGAAACCTTACTTTCGGATTTGAAAGCCGCGGGTAAGACGCTTGCCGTCGCCACATCCAAAGCCGCGCTCCCGACGGATCTCGTCCTCGATCATTTCGGTTTGAAAAAGAACTTCGACTTTGTCGCGACGGCGGAGGACAGCCTTCGCCCGTCTAAAACGGACGTGATTCGATACGCGCTTGAACGGCTCGGGGTCACGGATCGATCCGAAGTCGTAATGGTCGGCGACAGGGAGAACGACGTTTCGGCGGCAAACGCGGTCGGGATCGATTCGATCGGCGTTTTATACGGATACGGCGATAAAGAAGAGCTGACGAAGGCGGGCGCAACCTTTCTCGCGGAAAGCGCGGTCGATATTAGAAAATATATTCCGTGA
- a CDS encoding OadG family protein, which yields MGSLIATKFTVPQGLLLALVGFCLVICVLFILMGFIYLLSFVVRKFEGKGKKSADKSKVESPAPASEPELAPGSSGAIKLYNVDERTAAMIMAIVADELQTPLNELKFISVKEVTEEGK from the coding sequence ATGGGAAGCTTGATCGCAACCAAATTTACGGTACCACAAGGTCTGCTTTTGGCGCTTGTCGGATTCTGCCTCGTAATTTGCGTTTTGTTCATCTTGATGGGCTTTATCTATCTGCTTTCCTTCGTCGTTCGCAAATTCGAAGGGAAGGGGAAAAAATCGGCGGATAAAAGTAAAGTCGAAAGCCCCGCGCCCGCTTCGGAGCCCGAACTCGCTCCGGGCAGCAGCGGCGCCATCAAGCTCTATAACGTGGACGAGCGCACCGCGGCAATGATCATGGCGATCGTCGCGGACGAATTGCAAACGCCCCTGAACGAACTCAAATTCATCTCTGTCAAAGAAGTCACCGAGGAGGGAAAATAA
- a CDS encoding ZIP family metal transporter, whose translation MWGKVIWGILIPLLGTCLGASCVFFMKKEMDPKLKKGLTAFAAGIMVSASFFSLIVPAIEESKSLGRFAFVPSVIGFLIGMLFLLGLDIVIPHIHNDNSEEGVPSGLKNTTKMFLAVALHNLPEGMTVGVIFAGWLYGNESISLAGAIVMSVGIALQNFPEGAIVSMPLRAEGMKKEKTFLYGVLSGVVEPIGALLTIFAAKVFLPILPYLLAFAAGAMFYVVVEELIPETAKGEHTNISTVAFAVGFVVMMALDVGLG comes from the coding sequence ATGTGGGGAAAAGTGATTTGGGGAATTTTGATACCGCTTTTGGGAACGTGTCTCGGCGCGTCTTGCGTCTTTTTTATGAAAAAGGAAATGGACCCGAAGCTCAAAAAGGGGCTGACGGCGTTTGCCGCGGGGATCATGGTTTCCGCTTCGTTTTTCAGTTTGATCGTCCCTGCGATCGAGGAGTCCAAATCGCTCGGGCGGTTTGCGTTCGTTCCTTCGGTGATCGGCTTTTTGATCGGTATGCTGTTCCTTCTCGGGCTGGATATCGTGATCCCGCATATCCATAACGACAACAGCGAAGAGGGCGTCCCGAGCGGATTGAAGAACACGACGAAGATGTTCCTCGCCGTCGCGCTCCATAATCTTCCCGAAGGAATGACCGTCGGCGTCATTTTCGCGGGTTGGCTTTACGGAAACGAAAGCATCAGCCTCGCGGGCGCGATCGTTATGTCCGTCGGTATCGCGCTCCAAAACTTCCCGGAAGGCGCGATCGTCTCGATGCCGCTTCGCGCGGAGGGAATGAAAAAGGAAAAGACCTTCTTATACGGCGTCCTTTCCGGCGTCGTGGAACCGATCGGCGCGCTTTTGACGATTTTTGCGGCAAAAGTCTTTCTTCCGATCCTTCCGTATCTTTTGGCGTTTGCCGCGGGCGCGATGTTTTACGTCGTCGTCGAGGAGTTGATCCCCGAGACCGCAAAAGGGGAGCACACGAATATTTCGACGGTCGCATTCGCCGTCGGCTTCGTCGTTATGATGGCTTTGGACGTTGGGTTGGGTTAA
- a CDS encoding aminotransferase class I/II-fold pyridoxal phosphate-dependent enzyme — translation MKYESLSKEEIKHELTAEKKRYDVIQKEKLSLDMSRGKPAAEQLDLSMPLLSVLSENTKFPKGPDYRNYGISDGIPELKQLFGELFGVPSEYVYVGGNSSLNLMYDMISDSMLTGVLSSEPWCKLDKKVKFICPVPGYDRHFNICEKLGIEMISVPMNEDGPDMGVVEDLVKSDPMIKGIWCVPRFSNPSGVVYSPEVVKRLAQMKVAAPDFRIYYDNSYFVHTLSDDAPELVNIFDIAREAGTEDRIYMFSSTSKITFAGGGVAVVIASPKNMASIKEKMGWKTIGFNKIWQYAHFLYLESVAKIKTIMKAQAEKIRPKFEIVLDALEKNFGNSDLVTWNAPKGGYFICLKCPNGTAKRVWTLCKKAGLTITPAGASHPLHIDDTDSYLRIAPTYPSCEDLRKATDVLMTVLKIVVLEQLLD, via the coding sequence ATGAAATACGAATCCCTTTCTAAAGAAGAAATCAAGCACGAGCTTACGGCGGAAAAGAAACGGTACGACGTTATCCAAAAAGAGAAACTTTCGCTCGATATGTCGAGAGGAAAGCCCGCCGCCGAGCAACTCGATCTTTCGATGCCGCTTCTCTCGGTTCTTTCGGAAAACACGAAATTTCCGAAGGGTCCCGATTACAGGAATTACGGTATTTCGGACGGAATTCCCGAGCTGAAACAGCTTTTCGGCGAGCTCTTCGGAGTCCCCTCGGAGTACGTCTACGTCGGCGGAAACAGCAGCTTGAATTTGATGTACGATATGATCTCCGATTCGATGCTGACGGGCGTCCTTTCTTCCGAGCCTTGGTGTAAGCTCGATAAAAAAGTCAAATTCATTTGCCCCGTTCCGGGCTACGATCGCCATTTCAATATCTGCGAAAAACTCGGGATCGAGATGATCTCCGTCCCGATGAACGAGGACGGTCCCGATATGGGCGTCGTCGAAGATCTCGTTAAATCCGATCCGATGATCAAGGGCATTTGGTGCGTTCCCCGTTTCAGCAATCCGAGCGGCGTCGTGTACAGCCCCGAAGTCGTAAAACGCCTTGCGCAAATGAAAGTCGCGGCGCCGGATTTCCGCATTTATTACGATAACTCCTATTTCGTCCACACGCTTTCGGACGACGCTCCCGAGCTCGTCAATATCTTTGATATCGCGAGAGAAGCGGGGACGGAAGACAGAATCTATATGTTCTCTTCGACGTCCAAGATTACGTTTGCGGGCGGCGGCGTCGCGGTCGTGATCGCGTCCCCGAAGAATATGGCTTCCATCAAAGAAAAGATGGGGTGGAAGACGATCGGTTTCAATAAGATCTGGCAATACGCGCATTTCCTCTATCTCGAATCGGTCGCGAAGATCAAGACGATTATGAAAGCGCAAGCCGAGAAGATCCGTCCCAAATTCGAGATCGTTTTGGACGCGCTCGAAAAGAATTTCGGCAACAGCGATCTCGTTACTTGGAACGCCCCGAAGGGCGGCTATTTCATTTGCCTGAAATGCCCGAACGGGACGGCGAAACGCGTTTGGACGCTTTGCAAAAAAGCGGGATTGACGATCACTCCCGCGGGCGCGTCGCATCCTTTGCATATCGACGACACCGATTCTTATCTCCGCATCGCTCCGACGTATCCTTCCTGCGAGGATCTCCGAAAGGCGACGGACGTTTTGATGACGGTTTTGAAGATCGTCGTTCTCGAACAATTGCTCGATTAA
- a CDS encoding metallophosphoesterase, with the protein MNIMVFSDLHGDSDREIAVAFETCDYVIFLGDGLSKIRGFEYIYPEKFIFVRGNCDLWDDTPTQRILDLDGVRILITHGHEQHVKTGLLWLLKEAKSEDINIVLFGHTHKAEIEEFDGVLFVNPGSASASYGGGATAARITVEKGKYFAEIVKFN; encoded by the coding sequence ATGAACATCATGGTATTTTCCGATCTGCACGGGGATAGCGACCGTGAGATCGCGGTGGCATTCGAAACGTGCGATTACGTCATCTTCCTCGGTGACGGCTTGTCCAAGATCCGAGGATTCGAGTATATTTACCCCGAAAAATTTATTTTCGTCAGAGGGAATTGCGACCTTTGGGACGACACGCCTACGCAGAGGATCCTCGATCTCGACGGCGTCCGCATCCTGATCACGCACGGGCACGAGCAACACGTCAAGACGGGGCTTTTGTGGCTTTTGAAAGAAGCGAAATCGGAAGACATTAATATCGTTTTATTCGGTCATACGCATAAAGCGGAGATCGAAGAATTCGACGGCGTTTTGTTCGTAAACCCCGGGAGCGCGTCCGCTTCTTACGGCGGCGGCGCGACGGCGGCGAGGATCACGGTCGAGAAGGGTAAATATTTTGCGGAAATCGTAAAATTTAATTGA
- the rdgB gene encoding RdgB/HAM1 family non-canonical purine NTP pyrophosphatase gives MELVIASNNKNKVREIREILKGKFEAIYSLSDLGIVCEAEETAPDFMGNALIKARAVAAFTDKAVLADDSGLMVSALGGAPGVYSARYAGEHASDEQNNDLLLKNLEGKENREAQFAATVVLLYPSGEIFAGEGFVKGEILKERKGKSGFGYDPLFYSYELKKTFGEATEEEKNGVSHRARALENLLAKL, from the coding sequence ATGGAACTCGTGATCGCAAGTAATAACAAGAATAAAGTTCGCGAGATCCGCGAGATCTTAAAAGGGAAATTCGAGGCGATCTATTCGCTTTCCGATCTCGGTATCGTCTGCGAAGCGGAGGAGACCGCGCCCGATTTTATGGGAAACGCCTTGATCAAGGCGCGCGCAGTCGCCGCGTTTACCGATAAAGCCGTCCTCGCGGACGATAGCGGACTTATGGTCTCCGCGCTCGGCGGCGCGCCCGGCGTCTATTCCGCGCGCTATGCCGGCGAACACGCTTCTGATGAACAAAATAACGATCTTCTTTTGAAAAACCTCGAAGGCAAGGAAAACCGCGAAGCGCAATTCGCGGCGACCGTCGTCCTCCTTTATCCGAGCGGGGAAATCTTCGCGGGAGAAGGCTTCGTAAAGGGCGAAATATTGAAAGAAAGAAAAGGGAAGAGCGGGTTCGGCTACGATCCGTTGTTCTATTCATACGAACTGAAAAAGACCTTCGGCGAAGCGACCGAAGAGGAAAAGAACGGCGTGAGCCACCGCGCGCGCGCCTTGGAGAATTTGTTGGCGAAATTATGA
- a CDS encoding ABC transporter ATP-binding protein/permease, with product MLQLIDIVKNYLSGDTEVHALKGVSMAFRESEFVSILGHSGCGKTTLLNIIGGLDHYSSGDLVINGVSTKEYKDRDWDNYRNHSIGFVFQSYNLIPHQTVLGNVELALTLSGVKRAERKLLAEKALEKVGLADQLGKRPNQLSGGQMQRVAIARALVNNPDIILADEPTGALDTETSVQIMELLKEVAKDKLVIMVTHNPELAERYSSRIIRLKDGEMVSDTFPFDPSAEKASVEETASTASAEEEKVEETAEKEEPTEKSEAEVAAEAPALKGKRAARVKTKKPSMSFVTAFSLSLRNLFTKKGRTFLTAFAGSIGIIGIALILSLSNGFQNYINRLERDTLSGYPVVITETSYSTDAFAEIMNRESSTKNAYPTEKSVYSHDVLAKLLQGLTGAMNVNDLKSFKAWIEQNRDRFDPITNAIKYIYSTNFCIYKSNYSDYKNDQLYPYEMPAEMQGAFGGENSALMNEYMKAMMNEISIWEELVDNKELLAEQYDVLEGNFPKAHEEKDGNVFEVVLTVDKYNRISDYLLCAIGLKDIKSVFSNAMKEQLTSSVYDFEDLIGTTYKVVLGADKYKDQDGNWVNKENDTYYMRNVLDRAITLRIAGIVRPKEGVTSAIIGGVIAYNKDLTEYVIQKTAQAPIVLAQKQTPEVNVFTGAPFAEGESLDQNLLTLGAVDLDTPSSIYIYAKGFHEKETLSALIKEYNETAGADKQIKYNDMVASLMGSVSTIINTVSYVLIAFVSISLVVSSIMIGIITYISVLERTKEIGVLRSIGASKRDISRLFNAETLSIGFMSGIFGIFVTVLLNIPINIIIKSLTGLSGIAALPIIGAVVLVVISMFLSFVAGFIPSKIAAKKDPVVALRTE from the coding sequence ATGCTTCAACTCATCGATATTGTTAAGAATTATTTGTCCGGCGATACCGAAGTTCACGCGCTCAAAGGAGTGAGCATGGCGTTTCGCGAAAGCGAATTCGTCTCCATTCTCGGTCATTCCGGGTGCGGAAAAACGACTCTTCTCAATATCATCGGAGGGTTGGATCACTATTCGAGCGGCGACCTCGTCATTAACGGAGTCTCGACCAAGGAATATAAAGACCGCGATTGGGATAATTACAGGAATCATTCGATCGGGTTCGTCTTCCAGTCCTATAATCTGATCCCGCATCAAACCGTTCTCGGAAACGTAGAACTCGCTTTGACGCTCTCCGGCGTAAAGAGGGCGGAAAGGAAGCTCCTCGCGGAAAAGGCGCTCGAAAAAGTCGGGCTTGCGGATCAACTCGGCAAACGTCCGAACCAGCTTTCGGGCGGTCAGATGCAGCGCGTCGCGATCGCGAGAGCGCTCGTCAATAATCCCGATATCATTCTCGCGGACGAGCCGACCGGCGCGCTCGACACCGAGACCAGCGTCCAAATCATGGAACTTCTGAAAGAAGTAGCCAAAGATAAGCTCGTCATTATGGTTACGCATAACCCCGAGCTTGCGGAACGCTATTCTTCGCGCATTATTCGCTTGAAAGACGGCGAAATGGTTTCCGACACCTTCCCGTTCGATCCTTCCGCCGAAAAAGCGAGCGTTGAAGAGACCGCTTCGACAGCTTCCGCGGAAGAAGAAAAAGTCGAAGAGACCGCCGAAAAAGAAGAGCCTACCGAGAAAAGCGAAGCGGAAGTCGCCGCCGAAGCGCCCGCACTCAAAGGAAAGCGCGCGGCTCGCGTAAAGACGAAGAAACCGAGTATGTCGTTCGTAACGGCGTTTTCGCTTTCTCTCCGCAATTTGTTTACGAAAAAGGGCAGGACGTTTTTAACGGCGTTCGCCGGCAGTATCGGGATTATCGGGATCGCTTTGATCCTTTCTTTGTCCAACGGATTCCAAAACTATATCAACCGTTTGGAGCGCGACACGCTCTCGGGCTATCCCGTCGTCATTACCGAGACTTCTTATTCCACCGACGCTTTCGCGGAGATCATGAATCGGGAATCGTCCACGAAAAACGCGTATCCGACGGAGAAGAGCGTCTATTCGCACGACGTTCTCGCCAAACTCCTTCAAGGTTTGACGGGTGCGATGAACGTAAACGATCTGAAATCCTTTAAGGCTTGGATCGAGCAAAATCGCGATCGTTTCGATCCGATTACGAACGCGATCAAGTATATTTACAGCACGAATTTCTGCATCTATAAGAGCAATTATTCGGATTATAAGAACGACCAATTATATCCCTACGAAATGCCTGCGGAAATGCAGGGCGCATTCGGCGGGGAGAACAGCGCTTTGATGAACGAATATATGAAGGCGATGATGAACGAGATCTCGATTTGGGAAGAGCTCGTCGATAACAAAGAACTTCTCGCCGAGCAGTACGACGTTTTGGAAGGAAACTTCCCGAAAGCGCACGAAGAAAAAGACGGGAACGTCTTCGAAGTCGTTTTGACCGTCGATAAGTATAACAGGATCAGCGACTATCTGCTCTGCGCGATCGGATTAAAGGATATCAAATCGGTCTTCTCGAACGCGATGAAAGAGCAGTTGACCTCTTCGGTTTACGATTTCGAAGATTTGATCGGGACGACCTACAAAGTCGTCCTCGGCGCGGACAAATATAAAGACCAAGACGGAAATTGGGTCAATAAAGAAAACGACACTTACTATATGCGAAACGTCCTCGATCGGGCGATCACTTTGCGGATCGCGGGTATCGTTCGCCCGAAGGAAGGCGTAACTTCCGCAATCATCGGCGGCGTCATCGCGTATAACAAAGATCTTACCGAGTACGTCATTCAAAAGACCGCGCAAGCGCCGATCGTGCTCGCGCAAAAGCAAACCCCCGAAGTAAACGTCTTTACGGGCGCGCCGTTCGCGGAAGGAGAAAGCTTGGATCAAAACCTTTTGACCCTCGGCGCCGTCGATCTCGACACTCCGTCTTCCATCTATATCTACGCGAAAGGTTTCCACGAAAAGGAGACGCTTTCCGCTCTCATTAAAGAATATAACGAGACGGCGGGCGCCGATAAGCAGATTAAGTATAACGATATGGTCGCGAGCCTTATGGGGTCGGTCAGCACGATTATCAACACCGTTTCCTACGTCTTGATCGCGTTCGTCTCGATTTCCCTCGTCGTTTCTTCCATTATGATCGGGATCATAACGTATATCTCCGTTTTGGAGAGGACGAAAGAGATCGGCGTCCTGCGTTCGATCGGCGCGAGCAAGAGGGATATTTCGCGCTTGTTTAACGCGGAAACTTTGTCGATCGGGTTTATGTCGGGTATATTCGGTATCTTCGTAACGGTGCTTTTGAATATCCCGATCAATATAATCATCAAATCGTTGACGGGGCTGTCGGGCATCGCCGCGCTTCCGATCATCGGAGCCGTGGTCCTCGTCGTGATCAGTATGTTCTTGTCATTCGTGGCGGGATTCATCCCCTCGAAGATCGCCGCGAAGAAAGATCCCGTCGTCGCGCTCAGAACGGAGTAA
- a CDS encoding acetyl-CoA carboxylase biotin carboxyl carrier protein subunit translates to MKYKVKLNGKIYEVEVEKGNAELLSEYDAISAPAAAPAAAQAPVQAPAAPAAPAAAASGNATPSPLPGVVVAVKKNVGDKVKSGEVVMLVEAMKMENEITATKDGTLVAVLAPKGTQVQIGTPLFEIA, encoded by the coding sequence ATGAAATATAAGGTTAAATTGAACGGTAAAATATACGAAGTCGAAGTGGAAAAGGGCAATGCGGAACTCCTTTCCGAGTATGACGCAATTTCCGCTCCTGCGGCTGCTCCCGCCGCCGCTCAGGCTCCTGTCCAAGCTCCCGCGGCGCCCGCCGCTCCCGCTGCTGCGGCAAGCGGAAACGCGACTCCTTCTCCTCTCCCCGGCGTCGTCGTCGCGGTGAAGAAGAACGTCGGCGATAAGGTCAAATCCGGCGAAGTCGTTATGCTCGTCGAAGCGATGAAGATGGAAAACGAGATCACCGCCACCAAAGACGGAACGCTCGTCGCCGTCCTTGCGCCTAAGGGCACGCAAGTTCAAATCGGAACGCCCCTTTTCGAGATCGCGTGA
- a CDS encoding four helix bundle protein, producing MQNDKLAEQSMEFAVLIINLVKILKEQRESIISNQIGRSGTSIGANIREAKYAHGTADFISKMQIALKEANETGYWLELLFKTNYINEERYNSLESKCKSLRAMLVSSVNTAKENNK from the coding sequence ATGCAAAACGATAAACTTGCAGAGCAATCTATGGAATTTGCCGTATTGATTATCAATCTGGTAAAAATTTTGAAAGAACAGAGGGAAAGCATTATCTCAAATCAGATCGGTAGGAGTGGAACGTCCATTGGTGCCAATATCCGTGAGGCAAAATATGCGCACGGGACGGCGGATTTTATATCAAAAATGCAGATTGCGCTGAAAGAAGCGAACGAAACCGGGTATTGGCTGGAATTGCTTTTCAAAACAAATTACATAAACGAGGAGCGGTACAATTCCCTTGAATCAAAATGTAAATCACTCCGCGCGATGCTTGTTTCCTCTGTTAACACAGCAAAGGAAAACAACAAATGA
- a CDS encoding sodium ion-translocating decarboxylase subunit beta, whose product MSAVNIGEILKNLWEGSGYSMIHWQQVVMLVVACGLLFLGIAKKFEPLLLVGIAFGMLLTNLPGLSTESAALFHSEWWTGEDAVAHGVDYLNVLQHGGLLDVLYIGVKTGLYPCLIFIGVGAMTDFGPMLANPKSLILGAAAQLGIYMALILAITVGFTGEVAASVAIIGGADGPTAIFVTKTLAPERLGAIAIAAYSYMALIPLIQPPIMRVLTTKKERMIKMDQLRTVSKKEKIIFPIAVTIITCVLLPSVAPLLGCLMFGNLLKECGVTERLSDTAQNALMNIVTLFLGISVGATAQFETFLTFDTLKIVGLGLLAFCFSTAGGVLMGKLMCFITKGKINPLIGAAGVSAVPMAARVAHNEGKKWNPDNYLLMHAMGPNVAGVIGSAVAAGFLLAIF is encoded by the coding sequence ATGAGTGCTGTAAACATTGGTGAAATTCTGAAAAACCTTTGGGAGGGATCCGGTTACTCGATGATCCATTGGCAACAAGTGGTGATGCTGGTCGTCGCGTGCGGGCTTCTCTTCCTCGGTATCGCAAAAAAATTCGAGCCGCTTCTTTTGGTCGGTATCGCGTTCGGTATGCTTTTGACGAACCTTCCGGGGCTCAGCACCGAATCCGCCGCGCTCTTCCATTCCGAATGGTGGACGGGCGAAGATGCGGTCGCACACGGCGTCGATTATCTGAACGTCCTCCAACACGGCGGACTTTTGGACGTCTTGTATATCGGCGTTAAGACCGGCTTGTATCCCTGCTTGATCTTTATCGGCGTCGGCGCGATGACGGATTTCGGTCCGATGCTCGCGAACCCGAAGTCATTGATCCTCGGCGCGGCGGCTCAGCTCGGTATCTATATGGCTTTGATCCTTGCGATCACCGTCGGCTTTACCGGCGAAGTCGCGGCTTCCGTCGCGATCATCGGCGGCGCGGACGGTCCGACCGCGATCTTCGTAACGAAGACCCTCGCTCCCGAAAGACTCGGCGCGATCGCGATCGCCGCGTATTCCTATATGGCGTTGATCCCGTTGATCCAACCGCCGATAATGCGCGTGCTCACGACGAAGAAAGAGCGTATGATCAAAATGGATCAGCTCCGCACGGTTTCCAAAAAGGAAAAGATCATCTTCCCGATCGCGGTTACGATCATTACCTGCGTCCTTCTCCCGAGCGTCGCGCCGCTTCTCGGCTGCTTGATGTTCGGTAACCTCTTGAAGGAATGCGGCGTTACCGAAAGGCTTTCCGATACCGCGCAAAACGCTTTGATGAATATCGTTACCTTGTTCCTCGGGATCTCCGTCGGCGCGACGGCGCAGTTTGAGACCTTCTTGACCTTCGACACGTTGAAGATCGTCGGGCTCGGACTCCTCGCGTTCTGCTTCTCCACGGCGGGCGGCGTCCTTATGGGCAAACTGATGTGCTTCATCACGAAAGGCAAAATCAATCCGCTTATCGGCGCGGCGGGCGTTTCCGCGGTTCCCATGGCGGCGCGCGTGGCACATAACGAAGGTAAGAAATGGAATCCCGATAACTACCTTTTGATGCACGCGATGGGACCGAACGTCGCCGGCGTTATCGGCTCGGCGGTCGCGGCGGGCTTCCTTCTCGCGATCTTCTGA